In one window of Virgibacillus proomii DNA:
- a CDS encoding M20/M25/M40 family metallo-hydrolase, whose protein sequence is MELANQDFLLELLTTPSPSSGEVEIQKKWMNYVKNFADEIRTDHAGNVIGVLNPGASFKVLLAGHCDEIALVINRIDDNGFLHFDKMGGINPKAAVGMKVTVLGKKRITGVIGVNAQHHGGLKNDFGLEDLFIDCGFKTKKEAEEQVQIGDLVVYKTEPEILSDRYIAGRGLDNRTGAFIVAEVLRRLKETGCLVGVYAASTVNEETNMGGAYFAAAGIKPDMAIACDVTFATDYPGVNTNKYGDIHLEQGPVLAKGAPINRKINQLLEKTAVQLNMNVQYELTPRNTGTDADKMRLTGKGVPIALVSLPLRYMHSPVETVSIKDMEEEIELLVSMIASLMGEESLNPLDD, encoded by the coding sequence ATGGAACTAGCAAATCAGGATTTTTTATTAGAATTATTAACAACTCCATCTCCATCCAGTGGTGAAGTTGAAATTCAAAAAAAGTGGATGAACTATGTTAAAAATTTTGCCGATGAAATTAGAACGGATCATGCCGGAAACGTAATCGGTGTGTTAAACCCTGGGGCATCATTTAAAGTGTTACTGGCAGGACACTGTGATGAAATTGCTCTTGTTATCAATCGGATCGACGACAATGGCTTTTTGCATTTTGATAAAATGGGAGGCATTAACCCAAAGGCTGCTGTCGGTATGAAAGTAACAGTATTAGGAAAGAAAAGAATAACAGGTGTGATTGGTGTTAATGCACAGCATCATGGGGGATTGAAAAATGATTTTGGATTAGAAGATTTATTTATTGATTGCGGGTTTAAAACAAAAAAAGAAGCTGAGGAGCAAGTGCAAATCGGTGATCTAGTCGTTTACAAAACAGAACCAGAAATTTTATCAGATCGTTATATTGCTGGTCGTGGACTCGATAATCGTACTGGTGCTTTCATTGTAGCAGAAGTTTTAAGGCGGTTAAAAGAAACAGGATGTCTGGTAGGAGTATATGCAGCTAGTACAGTAAATGAAGAAACGAATATGGGGGGAGCATATTTTGCTGCGGCAGGAATTAAACCAGACATGGCAATAGCTTGTGATGTAACATTTGCAACGGATTATCCTGGAGTTAATACAAATAAATATGGTGATATTCATCTGGAACAAGGCCCTGTATTAGCTAAAGGTGCACCGATTAATCGCAAAATAAATCAGCTGTTAGAAAAAACAGCAGTCCAATTAAATATGAACGTACAATATGAACTTACACCACGCAATACCGGAACAGATGCAGATAAAATGAGGTTAACAGGTAAAGGTGTTCCGATAGCGCTTGTTTCTCTTCCTTTAAGATATATGCACTCACCGGTAGAAACAGTGAGCATCAAAGATATGGAAGAAGAAATTGAATTATTAGTTTCGATGATTGCATCGTTAATGGGAGAGGAAAGCTTAAACCCTTTGGATGATTAA
- a CDS encoding thioredoxin family protein has protein sequence MKLNDWFEKGMQPDMYIESMQNHKENLLTIYDNFILPNDQAFFEKVRQKELRVIMLTEDWCGDAMLNIPILLKLAEAAEMDVRMLLRDQNLKLMDQYLTNGKSRSIPIFIFIHKNGNEVAKWGPRADKIQAFVDKANAKLPDKEAKDYQEKFKEMIYFMTQTFINNQSFWDEVYQSLKQSLQHTIQ, from the coding sequence ATGAAGCTTAACGACTGGTTTGAAAAAGGCATGCAACCCGATATGTATATTGAATCTATGCAAAATCACAAAGAAAATTTACTTACTATTTACGATAACTTCATCTTGCCAAATGATCAGGCATTTTTTGAAAAAGTGAGACAAAAAGAGTTGCGGGTTATTATGCTTACCGAGGATTGGTGTGGCGATGCCATGTTGAACATTCCTATATTATTAAAATTAGCTGAAGCTGCAGAAATGGATGTTCGCATGTTGCTTCGAGATCAAAACCTGAAATTAATGGACCAATACTTAACCAATGGTAAATCCAGATCGATCCCCATCTTTATTTTTATTCATAAAAACGGAAATGAGGTTGCCAAATGGGGACCACGTGCAGATAAAATACAAGCATTTGTCGATAAGGCTAATGCAAAACTACCTGATAAAGAAGCAAAAGATTACCAAGAAAAATTCAAAGAAATGATTTATTTTATGACTCAAACATTTATAAATAATCAATCATTTTGGGATGAAGTTTATCAAAGCTTAAAGCAGTCATTACAACATACAATCCAATAA
- a CDS encoding potassium channel family protein, whose amino-acid sequence MSFRLIKQIYFKLPILLKVLMVILLFMFLFGFLIHLVEPDQFPSIFDGIWWAFITGATVGYGDLVPSTPAGKIVAICLVLTGGGLIAYYITSLAALTFHQEQEMEAGKIAFKGYNHLVIIGWNERSRQLIKIISKSSPQIQMVLIDTTLQHVPFSDYPVHFIKGDPTEDRILQRANVKLADRVLITADITRSERTSDNMSILTVVAIRGNNPSIPIIVEIMSSAQIANAKRAGATTILRSNDFTSTLFYHELIRQPNARPFEDIFHLLSTQQFHHSVLNADMEKMNFDEVASLLRNKQQILIGFIRNNQYHMNPSVKSQMQNGDLLISFIPWKK is encoded by the coding sequence ATGAGCTTTCGCTTAATCAAACAAATTTATTTTAAGTTGCCGATCTTACTTAAAGTATTGATGGTTATACTTTTATTTATGTTTCTTTTTGGCTTTCTTATTCACCTTGTGGAACCAGATCAGTTTCCCAGCATTTTTGATGGTATTTGGTGGGCTTTTATTACTGGAGCAACGGTCGGTTACGGCGATTTAGTACCTTCGACGCCTGCCGGAAAAATCGTTGCAATTTGTTTAGTTTTAACAGGAGGAGGCCTGATTGCTTATTACATTACATCCCTAGCAGCTTTAACTTTCCATCAAGAACAAGAAATGGAAGCTGGAAAAATAGCATTTAAAGGATATAACCATCTTGTCATTATCGGCTGGAATGAGCGTAGCAGGCAATTGATTAAGATAATTTCTAAATCAAGTCCACAAATTCAAATGGTTCTAATTGATACAACACTGCAGCATGTACCCTTTTCTGATTATCCGGTACACTTTATCAAAGGTGACCCAACAGAAGATCGAATCTTGCAAAGGGCTAATGTTAAGCTTGCAGATCGAGTATTAATTACAGCAGATATTACACGAAGCGAACGCACTTCAGATAACATGTCCATTCTTACAGTAGTAGCTATCCGTGGCAATAATCCTTCTATTCCAATTATTGTAGAAATCATGTCTTCTGCTCAAATTGCCAATGCAAAACGGGCTGGAGCAACGACTATTTTACGATCCAACGATTTCACCAGCACCTTATTCTATCATGAACTTATTCGCCAACCAAATGCACGGCCGTTTGAAGATATCTTCCATTTATTATCGACACAGCAATTTCATCATTCGGTTTTAAATGCTGATATGGAAAAAATGAATTTCGATGAGGTAGCATCTTTACTAAGAAACAAGCAACAAATCTTAATTGGATTTATTCGTAATAACCAATACCATATGAATCCATCTGTAAAATCTCAAATGCAAAACGGAGATTTACTAATTAGTTTCATTCCTTGGAAGAAGTAA
- a CDS encoding YugN family protein, with the protein MIPLESKLADRTYLLYELEKKLKPQGFVIGSNWEYDHGYFDIKLDDRGTYFFLRIPFETVAGSLDSPGVTVRLQQPFLLGHQYQRANDKDSGNGAIQGLVNQFQSPTDPDTAIPDQYVMMGKECLNKVEALLLPRNETN; encoded by the coding sequence ATGATTCCTTTAGAGTCAAAATTAGCAGATCGAACCTATCTATTATATGAATTAGAAAAGAAGTTAAAACCTCAAGGGTTTGTGATTGGTTCAAATTGGGAATATGACCACGGATATTTTGATATTAAATTAGATGACCGAGGCACATACTTTTTTTTACGAATTCCATTTGAGACAGTAGCAGGATCCTTGGACTCTCCGGGAGTAACTGTGCGTTTGCAGCAACCTTTTTTACTGGGACATCAATATCAACGTGCAAATGATAAAGATAGCGGAAACGGGGCTATTCAAGGATTGGTAAATCAATTTCAGAGTCCAACTGATCCAGATACAGCCATCCCTGATCAATATGTAATGATGGGAAAGGAATGTTTAAATAAAGTTGAAGCATTACTTCTTCCAAGGAATGAAACTAATTAG
- the yugI gene encoding S1 domain-containing post-transcriptional regulator GSP13 gives MTIKYEIGQVLEGKVTGIQPYGAFVALDDEIQGLVHISEVTHGYVKDINDYLSVGDEVKVKVLQVDEENNKVSLSIRATEEAPQVKPKQPKQKQEESQTAGFNTLKDKLEEWMKQSDYKK, from the coding sequence ATGACAATTAAATATGAAATTGGACAAGTTTTAGAGGGGAAAGTAACCGGAATTCAACCATATGGTGCTTTTGTAGCATTGGATGATGAAATACAAGGACTTGTACATATTTCTGAAGTAACTCACGGATATGTTAAAGATATTAATGATTATCTATCCGTTGGCGATGAGGTGAAGGTAAAAGTTCTACAAGTGGATGAAGAAAATAATAAAGTTTCATTATCCATTCGTGCTACAGAAGAAGCCCCACAAGTAAAACCAAAGCAACCTAAGCAAAAACAAGAAGAGTCACAAACAGCTGGATTTAATACATTAAAAGACAAGCTAGAAGAATGGATGAAACAATCCGATTATAAAAAGTAA
- a CDS encoding DUF378 domain-containing protein: protein MNGIQRTALAITIIGAINWGLIGLFQFDLVAAIFGGDQNAAFARIIYTLVGISGLVMIPVLFKTDEAFADQRDPRSADR from the coding sequence ATGAACGGAATTCAACGTACAGCTTTAGCAATCACTATTATTGGTGCTATTAACTGGGGATTAATCGGTTTATTTCAATTTGACTTGGTGGCTGCTATATTTGGTGGAGATCAAAATGCAGCCTTTGCCCGAATCATTTATACATTGGTAGGAATAAGCGGGCTGGTCATGATACCGGTATTGTTTAAAACAGATGAAGCATTTGCCGACCAGCGCGATCCAAGAAGTGCAGATCGCTAA
- a CDS encoding glucose-6-phosphate isomerase, with product MTHVTFTYKKALPFLSEQELNNLEGAVQAAHDAIHNRTGAGNDFLDWLDLPETYDKEEFERIKQCAEKIRNNSDILLVIGIGGSYLGARAALEMLNHSFQSYLTKEERNAPHIIFVGHHMSSTYMHDLMDVLKGKDFSINVISKSGTTTEPAIAFRIFKQLLEEKYGVEGAKERIFATTDHKRGALKASADEAGYETFVIPDGVGGRYSVLTAVGLLPIAVSGISIDEMMNGAHTAMKDLAEASLKNNPSYQYAAVRNILYNKGKTTELLINYEPSLQYFAEWWKQLFGESEGKDNKGLYPSSANFSTDLHSLGQYIQEGRRNIFETVLHVQEPKHHLTVESDPVNADGLNYLAEKTIHEINDKAFQGTLLAHTDGGVPNLVVEIPKLDAYTFGYLVYFFEKACAISGYLLGVNPFDQPGVEAYKKNMFALLGKPGYEAEKKQLEERL from the coding sequence ATGACACATGTAACATTTACGTATAAAAAAGCTCTCCCATTTTTAAGCGAGCAAGAATTGAATAATTTGGAAGGTGCCGTACAAGCTGCTCACGATGCAATACATAATAGAACGGGGGCAGGAAATGACTTTCTCGATTGGCTTGATTTGCCAGAAACCTATGATAAAGAAGAGTTTGAACGAATTAAACAATGTGCTGAAAAAATCCGCAACAACTCAGATATTTTATTAGTTATCGGTATAGGCGGTTCCTACCTAGGCGCACGAGCTGCCCTTGAAATGCTTAACCATTCATTCCAAAGCTACTTGACAAAAGAAGAACGAAACGCCCCACATATTATTTTTGTTGGTCACCATATGAGCTCTACTTATATGCATGATTTAATGGATGTCTTAAAAGGAAAAGACTTCTCAATTAATGTTATTTCCAAAAGCGGAACTACGACTGAACCAGCAATCGCTTTTCGTATTTTTAAACAATTGCTGGAAGAAAAATATGGTGTAGAAGGTGCAAAAGAACGTATTTTTGCAACAACAGATCATAAAAGAGGAGCTTTAAAAGCTTCTGCTGATGAAGCAGGCTATGAAACATTTGTAATCCCTGATGGTGTTGGCGGACGTTATTCCGTATTAACAGCAGTAGGACTTCTTCCAATTGCCGTAAGCGGGATTTCTATTGATGAAATGATGAACGGTGCTCATACAGCTATGAAAGATTTAGCTGAAGCCTCTCTTAAAAATAACCCTAGTTACCAATATGCTGCTGTTCGTAACATTTTGTACAATAAAGGGAAAACAACAGAGCTTTTAATCAATTATGAGCCAAGTCTTCAATATTTTGCAGAATGGTGGAAGCAGTTATTTGGTGAAAGTGAAGGCAAAGATAATAAAGGTCTGTATCCTTCCTCTGCTAATTTTTCAACGGATTTGCATTCACTGGGTCAATACATTCAGGAAGGCCGCCGCAATATTTTTGAAACGGTTCTACATGTTCAAGAACCAAAGCATCATCTGACAGTGGAAAGTGATCCAGTCAATGCGGACGGATTAAACTATTTAGCCGAAAAAACGATTCATGAGATCAATGATAAAGCATTCCAAGGTACGCTCTTAGCTCATACAGATGGAGGAGTTCCTAACCTTGTTGTTGAAATTCCAAAACTGGACGCATATACATTTGGCTATCTTGTTTATTTCTTTGAAAAAGCGTGTGCCATAAGCGGCTACTTACTTGGTGTGAATCCATTTGACCAACCTGGGGTAGAAGCATATAAGAAGAATATGTTTGCCTTATTAGGAAAACCGGGATACGAAGCTGAAAAGAAACAGCTTGAAGAGAGATTATAA
- a CDS encoding MalY/PatB family protein — MSIFDIQHNRKNTRSVKWDMLQSIFQTDDVLPMWVADMDFKAPEQVNQALIERAKHGIYGYTIIDDEVRTSITNWLSHRHKWDIQKNWLLFSPGVVTSLHMAVQAFTKPGDKIMIQTPVYTPFYKVIKNHGRQIVTNPLQYENNYYKIDFADFEKKLTEGVNAFILCSPHNPVGRVWKKEELTEIARLCKKYDVIIISDEIHGDLTFPNEVHIPIASLSDEVADRTITCMSPSKTFNLAGLQASYIVVANNKLRKQLNNQLLKQGIQELNTMGNVAIEAAYNHGEAWLEELRQVLKGHKDYVQESFNKHIPEITVTNSEGTYLLWINCSSLNMDTEKLKKFMIQEAKVGLNPGVDYGEEATTFMRMNIACPKATLEEGVRRIITAVKSIN; from the coding sequence ATGAGTATATTTGATATCCAACATAATAGAAAAAATACCAGATCAGTAAAGTGGGATATGCTTCAATCTATTTTTCAAACCGACGATGTGTTACCAATGTGGGTAGCAGATATGGATTTCAAGGCACCTGAACAAGTAAACCAAGCATTAATCGAACGGGCTAAACATGGGATATATGGTTACACCATAATAGATGATGAAGTAAGGACTTCCATTACTAATTGGCTTTCACATAGACATAAATGGGATATACAGAAGAATTGGCTATTATTTAGTCCGGGTGTTGTGACAAGCTTACATATGGCTGTTCAAGCTTTTACTAAACCTGGGGATAAGATTATGATCCAGACACCTGTATATACTCCTTTTTACAAAGTAATTAAAAATCATGGTCGGCAAATTGTCACAAATCCACTTCAATATGAAAATAATTACTATAAAATAGATTTTGCTGATTTTGAGAAAAAACTCACTGAAGGGGTCAATGCGTTTATTCTTTGTTCTCCGCATAATCCAGTGGGACGAGTTTGGAAAAAAGAAGAGTTAACTGAAATTGCACGATTATGTAAGAAATATGATGTCATTATTATTTCAGATGAAATTCATGGAGATCTAACATTTCCAAATGAAGTGCATATTCCAATTGCCTCACTTTCAGATGAAGTGGCAGATCGAACAATAACATGTATGTCACCTTCCAAAACGTTTAACTTAGCCGGTTTACAGGCTTCTTATATCGTTGTAGCCAATAATAAACTTCGAAAACAATTGAATAACCAATTACTAAAGCAAGGTATTCAAGAATTAAATACAATGGGTAATGTTGCAATAGAAGCCGCTTATAATCATGGAGAAGCTTGGCTTGAAGAATTACGCCAAGTATTAAAAGGTCATAAGGATTATGTTCAGGAAAGTTTTAACAAACATATTCCAGAAATTACTGTAACGAATTCGGAAGGTACGTATTTACTCTGGATTAATTGTAGTTCATTAAATATGGATACTGAAAAGCTAAAGAAATTTATGATTCAAGAGGCTAAAGTAGGACTAAATCCAGGTGTGGATTATGGTGAAGAAGCCACAACATTTATGCGTATGAATATTGCTTGTCCAAAAGCAACGCTAGAAGAAGGTGTCCGACGAATCATAACTGCTGTAAAAAGCATAAATTAG
- a CDS encoding superoxide dismutase family protein, with the protein MRLLIFISILLLFTACQSKDEKSREVEMYNASGDMVGTATFNEQTDGVQVKVKIEGLTPGYHGIHIHEYAKCEGPDFKSAGNHFNPAGAEHGLMHPKGSHIGDMPNIEADAQGVVNAELMLPQATLLDGKNSLTAGEGTSIIVTQNEDDGMSQPGGDSGERIICGTLASSDEKIKENDTQRPSDPTQNNEQMEDK; encoded by the coding sequence ATGCGTCTGTTAATATTCATATCTATATTGTTATTATTCACCGCCTGTCAATCTAAAGATGAAAAAAGCAGAGAAGTTGAAATGTATAATGCCTCAGGTGATATGGTTGGTACGGCAACTTTTAATGAACAAACAGACGGTGTACAGGTAAAAGTGAAAATAGAAGGATTGACTCCAGGATATCATGGCATTCATATACATGAATATGCTAAGTGCGAAGGTCCTGACTTTAAATCTGCCGGGAACCACTTTAATCCTGCTGGCGCAGAGCATGGTCTGATGCATCCAAAAGGCTCACATATAGGAGATATGCCAAATATTGAAGCAGATGCACAGGGGGTTGTAAATGCAGAATTAATGTTGCCTCAAGCTACTTTATTGGATGGGAAAAATTCATTAACAGCTGGGGAAGGGACGTCCATTATTGTAACACAGAATGAAGACGACGGAATGAGCCAGCCTGGAGGTGACTCAGGAGAACGGATAATTTGTGGGACGTTAGCCAGTTCTGACGAAAAGATTAAAGAGAATGATACTCAAAGACCGTCTGATCCAACACAGAATAATGAACAGATGGAGGATAAGTGA
- a CDS encoding kinase-associated lipoprotein B, whose translation MAEVAIGETVKAHYRSGTYIGKVIADKGDRYVIEVLAVKKHPMQGDLHHPNETEDVFFHQRKALAFHEKTNVKKAAVHPYTESIPDYTTSLKQAVEDYKEKLYQQDSAYNKAALSCLEQLEKVYFKH comes from the coding sequence ATGGCTGAAGTAGCGATTGGGGAAACCGTTAAAGCTCATTATCGTTCTGGAACATATATTGGAAAAGTGATTGCCGATAAGGGAGATCGGTATGTTATTGAGGTACTTGCTGTTAAAAAGCACCCAATGCAAGGAGACCTTCACCATCCTAATGAAACAGAAGATGTATTTTTTCATCAACGAAAAGCACTGGCATTCCATGAAAAAACAAATGTAAAAAAAGCAGCTGTACATCCTTATACGGAGTCTATACCAGACTATACCACTTCATTAAAACAAGCGGTGGAAGATTATAAAGAAAAGCTATATCAACAGGATTCTGCTTATAATAAAGCAGCACTTTCCTGCTTAGAACAATTGGAAAAGGTTTATTTTAAACACTAA
- a CDS encoding phosphocarrier protein HPr, translating to MTEKTFKITADTGVHARPATLLVNKAGQFESEVEITYNDKTVNLKSIMGVMSLGIPKGAQIKISANGSDEKEAIQGIEEVIKEHLGE from the coding sequence ATGACAGAAAAAACATTTAAAATTACAGCAGATACTGGGGTACATGCACGTCCAGCTACACTATTGGTAAATAAAGCAGGTCAATTTGAATCAGAAGTAGAAATTACGTACAATGACAAAACTGTAAATCTAAAATCGATTATGGGTGTTATGTCTCTGGGAATACCTAAAGGGGCACAAATTAAAATTTCTGCTAATGGTTCAGACGAAAAAGAAGCTATCCAAGGTATAGAAGAAGTAATTAAAGAACACCTTGGTGAATAA
- the deoD gene encoding purine-nucleoside phosphorylase — protein sequence MSVHIGAKTGEIADKILLPGDPLRAKFIAETFLENPKQYNNVRGMLGFTGTYKGEKISVQGTGMGVPSISIYVNELIQSYDVKKLIRVGTCGAIQKDVKVRDVILAQGSTTDSQMNRMVFGGIDYAPLADFDLLKNAYEAGIAKGLNLKVGNVFTSDTFYRDNAKEINEKLAAYKVLAIEMETTALYTLAAKFDRQALAVLTVSDHIITGEETSAQERQTTFLDMMEVALEAAIR from the coding sequence ATGAGTGTACATATAGGCGCTAAAACGGGCGAAATTGCTGACAAAATTTTACTACCAGGCGATCCACTACGGGCAAAATTCATTGCAGAAACGTTTTTGGAAAATCCAAAGCAATATAACAATGTTAGAGGTATGCTAGGTTTTACAGGAACTTATAAAGGTGAAAAAATTTCTGTACAAGGTACAGGCATGGGAGTACCTTCCATCTCTATTTATGTAAATGAATTAATTCAGAGCTATGATGTGAAGAAACTAATTCGTGTTGGTACGTGTGGAGCGATTCAAAAAGATGTAAAAGTAAGAGATGTTATTCTTGCCCAAGGTTCTACGACAGATTCACAGATGAATCGTATGGTTTTTGGCGGAATCGATTATGCACCTTTGGCAGATTTTGACTTACTAAAAAATGCCTATGAAGCGGGAATTGCAAAAGGGTTAAATCTCAAAGTCGGAAATGTATTCACAAGTGACACCTTTTATCGAGATAACGCTAAAGAAATAAATGAAAAATTAGCTGCTTATAAAGTTCTGGCAATTGAAATGGAAACTACCGCTCTTTATACACTGGCAGCAAAGTTTGACCGTCAAGCATTAGCGGTGCTAACAGTTTCTGATCATATTATAACTGGCGAAGAAACATCAGCCCAAGAAAGACAAACTACTTTTCTAGATATGATGGAAGTTGCTTTAGAAGCGGCAATTCGATAA
- a CDS encoding biotin transporter BioY, translated as MSKLRTTDLTYGAVFVVLMAVGANITAWFPMLSIPIGGADVPLSLQTFFAVLAGLMLGKKLGSLSMFVYMLVGIAGVPIFAGFSSGPTMFISPTGGFIISFIFAAFFTGWVVDNSEKNYSFPRYCLAALIGTAFNYLIGVTYMYIASNTWMEVPLPYTIAWAGMIPFLIKDLIFAGLAALFTVKVVKRIPVLNHVRAS; from the coding sequence ATGAGTAAATTACGAACTACTGATCTTACATACGGAGCAGTTTTTGTTGTATTAATGGCAGTTGGTGCAAATATTACCGCTTGGTTTCCAATGCTTAGCATTCCAATTGGAGGTGCTGATGTGCCACTATCATTACAGACATTCTTTGCTGTTTTAGCAGGTTTGATGCTTGGAAAAAAACTTGGTAGTTTATCCATGTTTGTATATATGCTTGTCGGAATTGCTGGTGTGCCGATTTTTGCTGGGTTTTCTTCTGGACCTACTATGTTTATCAGCCCTACTGGTGGATTTATTATTTCATTTATATTTGCAGCTTTCTTTACAGGCTGGGTAGTAGATAACTCAGAAAAGAACTACTCCTTTCCACGCTATTGTTTAGCGGCGCTTATAGGTACGGCATTCAATTATCTCATCGGTGTAACGTATATGTATATTGCTTCAAATACATGGATGGAAGTCCCGCTTCCATATACAATAGCTTGGGCTGGAATGATTCCGTTTTTAATTAAGGATCTTATTTTTGCTGGATTAGCAGCATTATTTACAGTGAAAGTCGTTAAGCGAATACCTGTCTTAAATCACGTAAGAGCAAGCTAG
- a CDS encoding divergent PAP2 family protein encodes MELFLNFPLWAALTAIVFAQGVKVPIALVFTKEFRPDLVFSTGGMPSSHSAAVAALTTAVGIVEGVASTVFAVSCIFSVIIMFDATGVRRQAGEQAIVLNKLIRDFQLFVDEAKNWPHKEDYEKRQELKELLGHQPIEVFFGGLTGIAVALILHTVLY; translated from the coding sequence ATGGAATTATTTTTAAATTTTCCACTGTGGGCAGCCCTTACCGCAATCGTTTTTGCACAAGGTGTCAAAGTTCCTATTGCACTTGTTTTTACAAAAGAATTCAGACCGGATTTAGTATTTAGTACTGGCGGAATGCCAAGCAGTCATTCTGCAGCTGTAGCTGCCTTAACAACGGCTGTAGGAATAGTAGAAGGTGTGGCATCTACCGTATTCGCGGTTTCCTGTATCTTTAGTGTTATCATTATGTTTGATGCTACCGGAGTAAGAAGACAAGCTGGTGAACAAGCAATCGTTTTAAACAAACTTATTCGGGATTTTCAATTATTTGTGGATGAAGCAAAAAATTGGCCACACAAAGAGGACTACGAAAAAAGACAAGAACTAAAAGAATTGCTTGGACATCAACCAATAGAAGTTTTCTTCGGAGGGCTTACAGGAATCGCGGTTGCCCTAATATTGCATACAGTTCTCTATTAA
- a CDS encoding cytochrome C biogenesis protein, which yields MRDKLNELGVLTIGNYDHVISYSHVNGYWRPLETAQPVHGTKHKINFGVECKMEFKCLYKYITKVNEIIKEYHPYEEPVIYIYPLLT from the coding sequence ATGCGGGATAAATTAAATGAATTAGGAGTTTTGACCATCGGTAACTATGACCACGTTATTTCCTATTCTCATGTTAACGGATATTGGCGTCCCTTGGAGACAGCCCAACCAGTTCATGGAACGAAGCATAAAATTAACTTTGGTGTGGAGTGTAAAATGGAATTCAAATGCCTATATAAATATATTACAAAAGTAAATGAGATCATTAAGGAATACCATCCATATGAAGAACCGGTAATTTATATCTATCCTTTATTAACATAA
- a CDS encoding 3D domain-containing protein produces the protein MKIQNFIQNLSLFLLIIVMFIAVGAFMPDNTHAAKLWHYQKPEILQTLKITEHKVRDDVTSRETELSEKEFNHREQKQLNISSEQIDGAETLEEVVNYQQYPSQTVLATGYTAGAESTGKTPDHPEYGITYSGVKVKRDLYSTIAADLTIFPLGTILFIPGYGFGVVADKGSAITGNKIDLYYETIDDVYNQWGKKQVDVYMIKKGDGKLTEKELQHLNENQALQVFRQGINGG, from the coding sequence ATGAAAATCCAAAATTTCATTCAAAATTTAAGTTTATTTCTATTGATAATTGTTATGTTTATTGCGGTTGGAGCTTTTATGCCGGACAATACTCATGCAGCAAAGCTTTGGCATTACCAAAAACCAGAGATTCTACAAACATTGAAAATAACGGAGCATAAAGTAAGAGATGATGTCACTTCTAGAGAAACAGAATTATCAGAAAAAGAATTTAATCATAGAGAGCAGAAGCAGTTAAATATTTCGAGTGAACAAATAGATGGTGCAGAGACTTTGGAAGAAGTTGTTAATTATCAACAATACCCTAGTCAAACTGTGTTGGCAACTGGTTATACTGCAGGTGCAGAGTCAACAGGAAAAACACCAGATCATCCTGAATATGGAATTACGTATTCTGGAGTTAAAGTGAAAAGAGACTTGTATTCTACTATCGCAGCAGATTTAACCATCTTTCCTCTTGGGACAATTCTTTTCATCCCTGGGTATGGTTTTGGGGTGGTTGCAGATAAAGGAAGCGCTATAACTGGTAATAAGATTGATCTATATTACGAAACCATTGATGATGTTTATAATCAATGGGGGAAAAAGCAAGTAGATGTTTATATGATTAAAAAGGGTGATGGTAAACTAACGGAAAAAGAGCTTCAACATTTAAATGAAAATCAAGCCTTACAAGTATTCAGACAAGGCATAAATGGAGGATAA